DNA sequence from the Pseudomonas tritici genome:
GGCCATTTGCTGATTGTGGGCATCAACCCCTGGAGCAGTTGGGGCCTGCGCCATGTGTTTGCCCATGACGGCCTGCGCCAGGCGCGCTGCATCTCGCCGCAACGGGTGGGGGACTGGCTGAACCTGCTGGGCTTCGCGCTGGAGAAACGCCGCTTCGGGTGCTATCGTCCGCCGCTTGCTTCGACCAAGTGGCAAGGCCGCCTGGCTGGCTGGGAGCGCCGCGCAGGTGCCTGGCAGCTGTCGGGCGGCGGCTTCTATTTATTGGTCGCACGCAAGATCGTGGTCGGGCTGCGGCCGGTGCGTCAGGTACGTCGCGAGCCTATCGGCAAGCTGGTGCCGATGCCGCTGGCCAAGGTCAGCCGTGAGCAAAGCGATACGTAACTTCTTTTTTGAATTCAGACCGAGCAACCGATGACCGATAGCGTAGAACTCTTCACCGATGGCGCCTGCAAGGGCAACCCGGGCCCTGGCGGCTGGGGCGCACTGCTGGTGTGCAAGGGCGTGGAGAAGGAATTGTGGGGCGGTGAACCCAACACCACCAACAACCGCATGGAGCTGATGGGCGCCATTCGTGGCCTGGAAGAACTCAAGCGCCGCTGCAACGTGCTGCTGGTGACCGACTCGCAGTACGTGATGAAGGGCATCAACGAGTGGATGGTCAACTGGAAGAAGCGTGGTTGGAAGACCGCGGCCAAGGAACCGGTTAAAAATGCTGACCTGTGGCAACTGCTCGATGAGCAATGCAATCGCCACGACATCACCTGGAAGTGGGTGCGTGGTCACATTGGCCACCCTGGCAACGAACGTGCCGACCAACTGGCCAACCGTGGCGTGGACGAAGTGCGCGGCTACAAGCAGAGCTGATGCCGGCTCACGTGTTAACATCGCGCCCTTTGATTCACACCACACCGTTGAGAGCTGAACCCTGATGGCCATCCGATCTGTTGTACTCGATACCGAAACCACCGGCATGCCGGTGACTGACGGCCACCGGATCATTGAAATCGGCTGTGTCGAACTGATGGGCCGCCGCCTCACCGGGCGTCACTTCCACGTCTACCTGCAACCGGACCGGGACAGTGACGAAGGCGCGATCGGCGTCCACGGCATCACTGACGAATTCCTCAAGGGCAAGCCGCGCTTTGCCGAAGTCGCCGATGAGTTTTTCGATTTCATCAATGGCGCCCAGCTGATCATCCATAACGCAGCGTTCGACGTCGGCTTCATCAATAACGAGTTTGCCCTGATGGGGCAGACGGATCGCGCCGACATCTCCAAGCACTGCTCGATCCTCGACACCCTGATGATGGCCCGTGAGCGTCACCCGGGCCAACGCAACAGCCTCGATGCCTTGTGCAAACGTTATGGCGTCGATAACTCCGGCCGTGAACTCCACGGCGCCTTGCTCGACTCCGAGATCCTCGCCGACGTTTACCTGACCATGACCGGCGGGCAGACCAGCCTGTCCCTGGCCGGCAATGCGTCCGATGGCAATGGTTCGGCGGAAGGTTCGGGCAACCGCCCTTCGGAAATCCGCCGCTTGCCGGCGGATCGCAAGCCGACCCCGATTATCCGCGCCAGTGAGCAAGACCTGGCCGAGCATGCGGCGCGGTTGGAGGCGATTGCCAAGTCAGCGGGTGCGCCGGCATTGTGGACCCAGCTGACCCAGCAATAACCCCAAGACTGAACACGGTCCAATGTGGGAGCTGGCTTGCCTGCGATAGCCATAGGTATCTACACATCTAGCGCAGAGCCTCGGCGTAGCAGCTGTCGAGCCTTGGCGAGGCTGCGTCAGCGGTGTGTCAGACAGACCGCAAACGCAGCCTCGCCAAGGCTCGACAGCTGCTACGCAATATCACATTTAGAATGTGTAGATACCTATGCTGCGATAGCGGTGGGCCAGCTGGCCTGACTGTTGCTGATACACCGCCATCGCAGGCAAGTCAGCTCCCACGCTTGATCTCCATTGCTTTCAAAATCTTCATTCGCGTCATCGCCCCCTAGCTTCTACCCTTGAGTGCATAGCCCTCAGGACTCCACGCCCTTATGTACAAAGACCTGAAGTTCCCCATCCTCATCGTGCACCGCGACATCAAGGCCGACACCGTCGCCGGTGACCGGGTCCGAGGTATCGCCCGGGAGTTGGAACAAGAGGGCTTCAGTATCTTTTCCGCCGTGGACTACGCCGAAGGCCGGCTGGTGGCTTCTACCCATCATGGCTTGGCCTGCATGCTGATCGCCGCCGAAGGTGCTGGCGAGAACACCCACCTGCTGCAAAACATGGTCGAACTGATCCGCCTGGCGCGGTTACGGGCGCCGAACCTGCCGATCTTTGCCTTGGGCGAGCAAGTCACCCTGGAAAACGCGCCGGCCGACGCCATGAGCGAACTCAACCAACTGCGCGGCATTCTCTACCTGTTCGAAGACACCGTGCCGTTCCTTGCCCGGCAAGTCGCCCGCGCGGCCCGCACTTACCTGGATGGCCTGTTGCCGCCGTTCTTCAAAGCGTTGGTGCAACACACCGCCGACTCCAACTATTCCTGGCACACCCCCGGCCATGGCGGTGGCGTGGCCTATCGAAAAAGTCCGGTGGGGCAGGCGTTTCATCAGTTTTTTGGGGAAAATACCCTGCGCTCGGACCTGTCCGTCTCGGTGCCGGAACTGGGCTCGCTGCTGGATCACACCGGCCCGCTGGCCGAAGCCGAAGCCCGCGCGGCACGCAATTTTGGCGCCGACCACACCTTCTTCGTGATCAACGGCACGTCCACCGCCAACAAAATCGTCTGGCATTCCATGGTCGGCCGCGATGACTTGGTGCTGGTAGACCGCAACTGCCACAAGTCGGTGTTGCACTCGATCATCATGACCGGCGCGATCCCGTTGTACCTGTGCCCGGAGCGCAACGAACTGGGGATCATCGGGCCGATTCCCCTGAGCGAATTCAGCCCCGAGTCGATCCGCGCCAAGATCGACGCCAGCCCGCTGACCCGTGGCCGAGCGCCGAAAGTGAAGATGGCGGTGGTCACCAATTCCACCTACGACGGCCTGTGTTACAACGCCGAGCTGATCAAGCAGGAATTGGGCAACAGCGTCGAGGTGCTGCACTTTGACGAAGCCTGGTATGCCTATGCGGCGTTTCACGAGTTCTTTGCCGGGCGCTACGGCATGGGCACGTCGCGCACGCCGGACAGTCCGTTGGTGTTCACCACTCACTCCACCCACAAACTGCTGGCAGCCTTCAGCCAGGCCTCGATGATCCACGTGCAGGACGGCGGTGCGCGCCAGCTGGACCGTGATCGTTTCAACGAAGCGTTCATGATGCATATCTCAACCTCGCCGCAATACAGCATTATCGCTTCGTTGGACGTGGCTTCAGCGATGATGGAAGGCCCGGCCGGGCGCTCGCTGTTACAGGAAATGTTCGATGAAGCCTTGAGTTTCCGCCGTGCCCTGGCCAACCTGCGCCAACACATTGCCGCCGAGGACTGGTGGTTTTCCATCTGGCAGCCGCCGTCGGTGGCGGGTATCGATCGGGTGGTGACCGCCGATTGGCTGTTGCATCCTCAGGACGATTGGCATGGCTTTGGTGATGTGGCCGAGGACTACGTGCTGCTGGACCCGATAAAAGTGACACTGGTGATGCCCGGCCTGACCGCCGGCGGCGCTCTGAGCGATTGCGGGATTCCTGCTGCGGTGGTCAGCAAATTCCTGTGGGAGCGTGGCCTGGTAGTGGAAAAAACCGGGTTGTATTCCTTCCTCGTACTGTTCTCCATGGGTATTACCAAAGGCAAATGGAGTACCCTGCTCACCGAATTGCTGGAGTTCAAGCGCAGTTACGACGCCAATGTCAGCCTGGCCAATTGTTTGCCATCGGTCTTTGCACAAGGGCCGGCGCGCTATCAGGGCCTGGGTTTGCGCGACCTGTGCGATCAATTGCACAGCTGTTACCGCAGCAATGCCACCGCCAAACACCTCAAGCGCATGTACACGGTGTTACCGGAAATTGCGATGAAACCGGCCGACGCCTACGACCAATTGGTAAGAGGTGAAGTCGAAGCGGTATCGATTGACGCCTTGCCAGGGCGCATCGCAGCAGTAATGCTGGTGCCGTATCCACCTGGCATTCCATTGATTATGCCGGGCGAGCGGTTTACCGATTCGACGCGCTCGATCATCGACTACCTGGCCTTTGCCCGGACGTTCGATAGCAGTTTTCCCGGTTTTGTCGCCGATGTTCATGGGTTACAACACGAAGATGACGGCAGTGGTCGTTGTTACACCGTCGATTGCATCAAGGGTTAAGAATGTTTATGCAAGCTGTAATGAACCCGAAGTATCCGGGGCTCAGTGTACGGGTCGCTGACGAAGGTTTTGATGCCTACGTGTGGGGCAATGACTTCAGCTTTGAGGTCAGCGCCTATGGGCAGCCGCAGATGGGCGCGCGGGTCGATCAATGGCCCGTGGAGCGCATCGTGCCGTACCGCAAGTGCTATGGCATTGATCCGGAGGAGTTCGCCAGTTTTCGCGATGCGCCCGACAGCGCGATCTTCATGGCCTACCTGGACGACCGCCCGGTCGGGCATATCGTGGTCAGTACCAATTGGAACGGCTATGCCCATGTCGATGAACTGGCGGTGGTCTTGCCCGCACGGCGTCATGGGGTGGCCAAGGCATTGCTGGATGTGGCGCAGTTCTGGAGCCGCAAGAAAAACCTGCCCGGCATGATGCTGGAAACCCAGAACAACAACCTCGGCGCCTGCCGTTTGTATGAACGTTGTGGCTACGTGATGGGGGGCATTGACCACCTGCGCTATCGCGGCATCGATCCGCAAACCCGCGAAGTGGCGATCTTCTGGTATCGGTTATTCAAAAGCGAAGTCAAATAGGCTTAGCCCACCAACAGGCCTTCAGCCTTCTGCGTCACGATCTCCAGCAGTGCATTCAGCGCCGGGGAAGTCACGCCATCCTTGAGGGTCAGCGCATACAGGTTGACCATGATCGGCGGCGACACCGGGCACGCATCCAGCCCGGCTTCACGCGCGCCAAACGCGGTGAACGGGTCAACCACCGCCAAGCCTTCTCCCGCTTCCACCATGCTGCGCATCATTTGATAGGTCTGTACGCGCGTCTGCACCACCGGCAGCGGGCGCAACGCTTGCAGCTTGGCGTCCAGCTGGCGGCTGAGCGGGTCCTGGCCCTCCAGGCCAATCATCGATTGCCCCGCCAGGTCCTGCAGCGCGATGTACTTTTGCTTGGGTTTGAGCCAGCCATGGGGCGCGAGCAATTGCAGCTTGCCCTGGGCCAGTACGGTGCTGTGGATCTGTGGGTGTTCCGGGTCATGCAGGCTTAAACCGACGTCAGCCTCGTGCAGCAGCAGGCTCCTGACGATCTCCCGTGTCGGCTGGCTCGACAGGTTGCACGGTGTGTCCTGGAAGCGTCGGCGCAGCACCGCAATACTGTGCGGCAACAGTTGGTTGGCCAGGGGCGGCGTGCACAGGGCGCGGAGGGTCGGGGCGTGATGGTGTTTCAAGCGACTGGCCAGGCGTTGCACCGGCTCCAGCGCCTCGTACACATGGGCGATTTCCGCCTGCAGCTCCAGGGTTTCCCGCGTCGCCTGCAATCGCCCACGGACGCTGGCGAACAGCATAAAGCCCAATTGCGCCTCGGCTTCCTTGAGCGCCGCGTCCACGTCGCCCACGGGGAGTTGCAACCACTCGGCGGCCAAGCCTGGGTGTCCGGTCTGCAAGATGGCCTGAATCACTTCGATATGACGTAAACGCATCGCCGGAGTCTATGTGCAGCGCGCCGCGTATTCAATAGAATGGCTACACTGATCATCAATGACCACAGCCGGCTACCGGCATTAACAACAAAAACAGGTCTGGTCTCAAATGCCTCTACCCTCGATATTCCTCGGGGTAACGGCCAAGCAACTGCTGGTTCTGGTGACCGTAGGGTGCGTGGCTGCTTATCTCTTCAATACCCAAAGCGAAACCACGCCGGAAAACCTGGCACTTGAAACGTTTATCCGTTCCCAGGAACAGGTGGCCGAACAGGTGGGGGCAGTCCTTGGCATTGAGTTGGTCAGGCAGGTGGACGCGCATCCCGGTTACAACTCGGCGGGCTACCAGCGTTCGATGTTTGCGGTGGAAGGCGAGCGTGGGCGGGTAGTGGTGACGTTGAAAAAGGTCGAGGGGGAGCAGGGCATTGAAGTCACGGAGATCCGCCGCCCGTGATCACCCCAGCCCAGTCAATGCCATCAATGGCCAGGACTGAGCAGGTGGATAGGGCGAGATCTTATGAAGCGAGGGTGGTTTGCGATTCGCGCACGAGAATGGTGCCCGACTGAATCAACTTGAATTCGTCGCCTTCCAGTTTCTCTACACGGTCGCCAATGGCCAGCTTGTAGGTGGTGGTAGGTGCCGAGCCAGCCAGGTCGCCTTGCGCCGGGTTGGATTCCTGGAACTCATGCACCGAATACACGCGTCCTTCTGCGTCTCTGGCATGAAACTGTCCGACTAGTACTGCTGCCATCTGTTTAGAACCTCTGGAGATAAACACTCGATTTGCGGTTCTGTAGACCGTTATGGAGCGGGGTAGTTTACTTACGGAATAAAAATACTATTCGCTGATCTTTTTGGACGCTTCCTACACGTTGTAGGGCGATGCAAACGTCCGGAGGAGGAGCAAAACCTTCTGGTGAACATGCCGCGAAGACTTTATAACTACAAGTTCCTTTAGTCAGACGTCGAGAAACCCCAATGAGCAAGGTCTACACGGTAGCCGTCCTGGTTGGCAGCTTGAGAAAAGACTCGATTAACCGCAAGGTTGCCCTGGCATTGGCCGAACTGGCCCCTGCCAACCTGAAGTTGAACATCGTGGAAATTGGCGATTTGCCGCTCTACAACGAAGACATCGACGGCGCTGCACCGCCCGCAGCCTACAGCACTTTCCGCCAACAGGTGAGCTCATCCGACGCGGTGCTGTTTGTGACCCCGGAATACAACCGCTCCGTGCCCGCTCCGTTGAAGAATGCCATCGACGTGGGTTCTCGGCCGTACGGGCAGAGTGCCTGGAGCGGCAAGCCGGGTGCGATCATCAGCGTGTCGCCGGGGGCCATTGGTGGCTTTGGCGCCAATCATCATCTGCGCCAGTCCCTGGTGTTCCTGGATGTGTGGTGCATGCAGCAGCCGGAGGCCTACTTGGGTGGCGCTGGCAGTGTGTTTGATGAGGCGGGCAAAGTGTCGGAGAAGACCAAGCCGTTTTTGCAGGCGTTCATTGATGCCTACGGCAAGTGGGTGGAAAAACAGAAGGGCTGAGAACGCTGAAGATCCAATGTGGGAGCCGGGCTTGCCCGCGATAGCGTCAGCGCGATGCAGCAGTCAGATCGCGGTGATGCTATCGCAGGCAAGCCAGCTCCCACATTCGGACTGTGCCGACCTTTTGATCAGCGTAGCCAGTTAGTCCGCGCCAGTTCAATCACTTCATCACCGCGCCCGCTCATCACCGCCTTGAGCATATACAGGCTGAACCCCTTGGCCTGTTCCAGCTTGATCGTCGGTGGCATCACCAACTCCTGCGTCGCCGTGACCACATCCACCAACACCGGGCCGTCATGGGCCAGGGCGCGGCGCAACGCCGGTTCGAGGTCTTCGGATTGCTCCACGCGAATGCCTAGAATGCCCATCGCGTTGGACATAGCGGCAAAGTCCGGGTTTTTCAGTTCGGTGCCGGCATCCAGGTAACCCGCCGCCTTCATTTCCATGGCGACAAAGCCCAGGGACGAGTTATCGAACACGATGACTTTGACCGGCAGATTCAACTGCGCCAACGAGATGAAGTCGCCCATCAGCATGGCGAAACCGCCGTCACCGGACATTGAAATCACCTGGCGACCCGGGAAGGCTGCCTGCGCACCAATGGCCTGGGGCATGGCATTCGCCATCGAACCGTGGTTGAACGAACCGATCAGGCGGCGTTTGCCGTTCATCTTCAAATAGCGTGCCGCCCAGACAGTTGGCGAGCCGACGTCGGCAGTGAAGATCGCATCATCATCAGCCAGCTCGCTGAGCAGGCGCGCCACGTACTGCGGGTGGATTGGTCGATTGGCTTTCGACGGTTGAGCAAGATCGTCCAGCCCTTGGCGGGCCTTTTCATAGTGCTTCAAGGACGTTTCGAGAAAGCTGCGATCGGTCTTGCGTGTCAGGCGCGGTAGCAACGCGCCAATGGTTTCACTGACGTCAGCGGCGATGCCCAAGTCCAGCGTGGCACGACGGCCCAGCGCCTGCGGGTTGCGGTCAACCTGGATGATCTTCGCGTCAGTCGGGTAGAACTGACGGTACGGAAAGTCGGTGCCGAGCATGATCAAGGTGTCGCAGTCGAGCATCGCGTGGTAACCGGAGCTGAAGCCGATCAGGCCGGTCATGCCCACGTCGAACGGATTGTCCCACTCCACGTGCTCCTTGCCGCGCAGCGCATGCACCACGGGGGCGCCGAGTGCGTCGGCCAGGGCGACCACTTGGTCATGTGCGCCGGCACAGCCGCTGCCGCAGAGCAGGGTGGTTTTATGGCTGCTTTCAAGGATTTCGGTAAGGCGTTGCAGGTCCTGTTCAGCCGGCAACGTGCGTGGCGCGTGCAGAGCGGGCCAGGGTTTGAGCGTGTCTTCCACTTCCAGCAGCGAAACGTCGCCCGGAATCACTACCACCGCGACGCCGCGATTGAGGATCGCCGAGCGCATGGCGCGGTGCAGCACATGGGGCATCTGCTCGGGGTTGGTCACCAGCTCGATAAAGTGGCTGCACTCCTTGAACAGCTCCTGGGGATGGGTTTCCTGGAAGTAGTTGAGGCCGATCTCCGAGGACGGAATCTGCGCGGCAATCGCCAGCACCGGCACATGGTTGCGATGGCAGTCAAACAAGCCATTGATCAAGTGCAGGTTGCCCGGCCCGCAGCTGCCGGCGCAGACCGTCAGCTCCCCCGTGGCCGCGGCTTCGGCACCGGCGGCGAACGCGGCTACTTCTTCGTGGCGCACGTGCATCCACTCGATGCTGTCCATGCTGCGCAGGGCGTCGGTGAGGCCGTTGAGGCTGTCGCCGGTCAGGCCCCAGATGCGCTTGATGCCCGCCTGTTCAAGGGTGGTCGCCAATTGCTGGGCCAGGTTGATTTTCGCCATGAAGAACTCCAATCGTCAGTGAGGTTAAAAACTGCTGATCAATAGGGGACAGTTCGATCACGGCGAATGCTCCGCCTTTAATGTGAAGATTGCGTCAGAGAGGGACTTCACCGCCGATCCCCTGTGGGAACCGTCGAGCTTCAGCGAGGCCGCGATAGCGGTGGGGCAGGCGGCGAGGATTCGTTGATGAACCTCATCGCCAGTGCCCATAAAAAAGCCCTGGCATGCCAGGGCTTCTTCTTTCGCTAAGACTCAGCGACGACGAAACAACGGCAACGGTTCATCCGTTGCTGCCTGGTACGTCACGGAGAAGTCCTTGAGGCTTTCCAGCGCTTCGTACGGGTCTTTGTCGGCGCGCAGGGCGAAGGCATCGAACCCGCAGCGACGCAGGTAGAACAGTTGGTCGCGCAGTACGTCGCCAATGGCGCGCAACTCGCCCTTGTAACCGTAACGGTCACGCAACAGGCGCGCGTTGGAGTAGTTGCGACCGTCGGTGAAGGCCGGGAAGTTCAGGGCGATGACTTGGAAGTGTTCCACGTCGTCGCCGATCTCTTCGGCTTCTTCATCGGCGTCCAGCCACACACCCAGGCCGCCGTCGCGGGCCTTGAGGGCGTGGCCGTGTTCGCGCCACAGCGCCAACGGCACGATCAGGTCGTCGCAATTGGAGATGCCGTCGAAGCTCGCGTCCTTGGGCAGCAGGTGCCAAGTTTCGTCGAGGACCTCGTTGTTCTTAATGATTCGCTGCATAGACGCGCTCCTTGAACAGGTCAATGCCGATGCGCTGGTAGGTGTCGATGAAACGCTCATCTTCGGTGCGCTGTTCGATGTACACATCGATCAGTTTGCCGATCACCTCGGGCATGGCTTCCTGGGCGAAAGACGGGCCGAGGATCTTGCCCAGGCTCGCATCGCGGCTGGCGCTGCCACCCAGGGACACTTGGTAGAATTCTTCGCCTTTCTTGTCCACGCCCAGGATGCCGATGTGGCCGACGTGGTGGTGACCACAGGCGTTCATGCAACCGGAGATGTTCAGGTCCAGCTCGCCGATGTCGAACAGGTAGTCCAGGTCGTCGAAACGACGTTGGATCGATTCGGCGATCGGGATCGACTTGGCGTTGGCCAGGGAGCAGAAATCGCCACCCGGGCAGCAGATGATGTCGGTCAGCAGGCCGATGTTCGGCGTGGCGAAACCACCTTCGCGCAGCTCGCCCCACAGGGTGAACAATTGGCGCTGCTCAACGTCCGCGAGAATGATGTTCTGCTCGTGGGAGGTGCGCAGTTGGCCAAAGCTGTAGCGCTCGGCCAGGTCGGCGACGGCGTCCAGCTGCTTGTCGGTGATATCGCCCGGTGCAACGCCGGTAGGTTTCAGCGACAGGGTCACCGCGACATAACCCGGCTTCTTGTGCGCCAGGGTGTTGCGGGTACGCCAACGGGCGAAACCTGGGTGCTGCTGGTCGAGTGCCGCGAGCTCGGCGTCCTGATGCGTCAGGGCCTTGTACTCGGGATCAACGAAGTGTTTGGCTACGCGGTGCACTTCGGCTTCGGTCAGGGTGGTCTGGCCGCCGCGAAGGTGTTCCATCTCGGCGTCGACTTTCTGGGCAAACACCTCAGGGGTCAGCGCCTTGACCAGGATCTTGATCCGGGCCTTGTATTTGTTGTCACGACGGCCATAGCGGTTGTAGACCCGCAGGATGGCGTCGAGGTAGCTCAACAGGTCCTGCCACGGCAGGAACTCGTTGATAAACGCGCCGACCACCGGGGTCCGGCCAAGGCCACCACCCACCAGTACGCGGAAGCCCAGCTCACCGGCCGCGTTGTGCACCGGCTCCAGGCCGATATCGTGCACTTCGATGGCCGCGCGGTCCGAAGTCGAGCCGTTGAGGGCGATCTTGAACTTGCGCGGCAAGTAGGCGAATTCAGGGTGGAAAGTGGTCCACTGACGGATGATTTCGCACCAGGGGCGTGGGTCGATCAGTTCATCGGCTGCAACGCCGGCGAATTGGTCGGTGGTCACGTTACGCAGGCAGTTACCGCTGGTCTGAATCGCGTGCATCTGCACGGTCGCCAATTCAGCCAGGATGTCCGGCACATCTTCCAGCGCCGGCCAGTTGAACTGGACGTTCTGGCGGGTACTGATGTGGGCGTAGCCTTTGTCGAAGTCGCGGGCAATCTTGGCCATCATGCGCGTCTGGCGCGACGTCAGTTGGCCATAGGGCACGGCCACCCGCAGCATCGGCGCAAAGCGCTGCACATAGAGGCCATTTTGCAGGCGCAGAGGGCGGAACTCTTCTTCGCTCAGTTCACCTGCTAAGTAGCGTCGGGTCTGATCACGGAACTGCTTGACGCGGTCCTCGATGATGCGCTGATCGTATTCGTCGTATACGTACATATAGGTCCTGTTCTCGGCAAATCTGCGCGCACGGCCGCGCACTCCCAACGGAGCCGGCGCACGATACCAGTTTGCGTTTATGCGCAAAAGTGATGTTTGAGTATATGCAAATAACCAGATCGCCTAATGAGGGCCATTATCGAGATACCCACATTTGTCATGCGGGCAATCATCAACTTTACTGTGAGCGTGTTTGACTGCAATCACCTATAAAACCGACAAGAGGCGATGCGATGAGCAATCCTACAAAAGCCCGTAAACCCGACAGTACCGTTGATGCCTGGGCCATTCTGTTTTTGATCATCCTGGTGGTGGGAACTGCCGTGTTCTGGGTGAGCCACCAGTAAACGGCCTCGATTGACTGTCGCATTGACACTATCATGGCGGTCAATGTTCTAGGTTTGATAACCATGTTGAAGGTGCTGATTGCGTGTGTCTGGTGGCTGGGATCGGCGTATGGGGCAACGGCCCATGCCACGTCGGTTGTGTTTCTTAACCCGGGCATGTCGACGGAAACCTTCTGGGTCAGCTACACGCAATTCATGCAGGCCGGTGCCAAGGACCTCGGCCTGCATTTACGCGTGCGCTATTCCGAGCGCGATACCCAAAACACGCTGATCCAGGCCCGCGAGGCGCTGCAAGGCAACGAGCGGCCGGATTACCTGGTGCTGGTGAATGAACAATACGTTGCCCCGCAGATTCTGCGCATGGCCCAGGGCAGTGGGGTCAAGCTGCTGATGGTGAATAACGCGCTGACTGCCGACCAGGTGCAAATGCTCGGCCACGACGTCGATTGGCTCGGCAGCATCGTTCCCGACAACGAGCAGGCCGGTTACCTGATGCTCATTGATCTACTGCGCCAGCACGGCCCTGTCGCACCAGGCGAGAGCATTGAGTTGTTGGCCTTCTCCGGCGTCAAGAACACTCCGGCCGCGCAGCTGCGTGAACAGGGCCTGCATCGCGCCTTGGCCGAGCACCCCGAGGTGCGGCTGCGCCAGTTGGTCTATGGCGAATGGAGCCGTAAGCGCGCGTTCGAGCAAGCCACGCAACTGTTCAAGCGCTACCCGAAGACCGCGCTGGTGTGGTCGGCCAACGATGAGATGGCACTGGGTGCCATGCAGGCGCTGCAGGGCCGCGGGCAAATGCCGGGCAAGCACGTGTTGTTCAGTGCGGCCAACAACTCGCCGGAGATCTTGCAGGCGCGGTTGGACGGCCGACTGAGTACGCTGGTGGCCGGGCATTTCACCCTGGGCGGGTGGGCGATGGTGTTGATTCATGATGATGCCAAGGGCGTGAATATCGGTGCA
Encoded proteins:
- a CDS encoding class I SAM-dependent methyltransferase, producing the protein MTDKAFAQADPEWLALISAAREWLSGPIGQFLLDEERRMLEDELGRFFGGYLVHYGPSAETPPTAPQVQRNVRLGAPLPGVEIVCEEQAWPLSEHAADVVVLQHGLDFCLSPHGLLREAASSVRPGGHLLIVGINPWSSWGLRHVFAHDGLRQARCISPQRVGDWLNLLGFALEKRRFGCYRPPLASTKWQGRLAGWERRAGAWQLSGGGFYLLVARKIVVGLRPVRQVRREPIGKLVPMPLAKVSREQSDT
- the rnhA gene encoding ribonuclease HI; this translates as MTDSVELFTDGACKGNPGPGGWGALLVCKGVEKELWGGEPNTTNNRMELMGAIRGLEELKRRCNVLLVTDSQYVMKGINEWMVNWKKRGWKTAAKEPVKNADLWQLLDEQCNRHDITWKWVRGHIGHPGNERADQLANRGVDEVRGYKQS
- the dnaQ gene encoding DNA polymerase III subunit epsilon; the encoded protein is MRSVVLDTETTGMPVTDGHRIIEIGCVELMGRRLTGRHFHVYLQPDRDSDEGAIGVHGITDEFLKGKPRFAEVADEFFDFINGAQLIIHNAAFDVGFINNEFALMGQTDRADISKHCSILDTLMMARERHPGQRNSLDALCKRYGVDNSGRELHGALLDSEILADVYLTMTGGQTSLSLAGNASDGNGSAEGSGNRPSEIRRLPADRKPTPIIRASEQDLAEHAARLEAIAKSAGAPALWTQLTQQ
- a CDS encoding Orn/Lys/Arg decarboxylase N-terminal domain-containing protein; the encoded protein is MYKDLKFPILIVHRDIKADTVAGDRVRGIARELEQEGFSIFSAVDYAEGRLVASTHHGLACMLIAAEGAGENTHLLQNMVELIRLARLRAPNLPIFALGEQVTLENAPADAMSELNQLRGILYLFEDTVPFLARQVARAARTYLDGLLPPFFKALVQHTADSNYSWHTPGHGGGVAYRKSPVGQAFHQFFGENTLRSDLSVSVPELGSLLDHTGPLAEAEARAARNFGADHTFFVINGTSTANKIVWHSMVGRDDLVLVDRNCHKSVLHSIIMTGAIPLYLCPERNELGIIGPIPLSEFSPESIRAKIDASPLTRGRAPKVKMAVVTNSTYDGLCYNAELIKQELGNSVEVLHFDEAWYAYAAFHEFFAGRYGMGTSRTPDSPLVFTTHSTHKLLAAFSQASMIHVQDGGARQLDRDRFNEAFMMHISTSPQYSIIASLDVASAMMEGPAGRSLLQEMFDEALSFRRALANLRQHIAAEDWWFSIWQPPSVAGIDRVVTADWLLHPQDDWHGFGDVAEDYVLLDPIKVTLVMPGLTAGGALSDCGIPAAVVSKFLWERGLVVEKTGLYSFLVLFSMGITKGKWSTLLTELLEFKRSYDANVSLANCLPSVFAQGPARYQGLGLRDLCDQLHSCYRSNATAKHLKRMYTVLPEIAMKPADAYDQLVRGEVEAVSIDALPGRIAAVMLVPYPPGIPLIMPGERFTDSTRSIIDYLAFARTFDSSFPGFVADVHGLQHEDDGSGRCYTVDCIKG
- a CDS encoding GNAT family N-acetyltransferase → MQAVMNPKYPGLSVRVADEGFDAYVWGNDFSFEVSAYGQPQMGARVDQWPVERIVPYRKCYGIDPEEFASFRDAPDSAIFMAYLDDRPVGHIVVSTNWNGYAHVDELAVVLPARRHGVAKALLDVAQFWSRKKNLPGMMLETQNNNLGACRLYERCGYVMGGIDHLRYRGIDPQTREVAIFWYRLFKSEVK
- a CDS encoding LysR substrate-binding domain-containing protein, which produces MRLRHIEVIQAILQTGHPGLAAEWLQLPVGDVDAALKEAEAQLGFMLFASVRGRLQATRETLELQAEIAHVYEALEPVQRLASRLKHHHAPTLRALCTPPLANQLLPHSIAVLRRRFQDTPCNLSSQPTREIVRSLLLHEADVGLSLHDPEHPQIHSTVLAQGKLQLLAPHGWLKPKQKYIALQDLAGQSMIGLEGQDPLSRQLDAKLQALRPLPVVQTRVQTYQMMRSMVEAGEGLAVVDPFTAFGAREAGLDACPVSPPIMVNLYALTLKDGVTSPALNALLEIVTQKAEGLLVG
- a CDS encoding NADPH-dependent FMN reductase, translated to MSKVYTVAVLVGSLRKDSINRKVALALAELAPANLKLNIVEIGDLPLYNEDIDGAAPPAAYSTFRQQVSSSDAVLFVTPEYNRSVPAPLKNAIDVGSRPYGQSAWSGKPGAIISVSPGAIGGFGANHHLRQSLVFLDVWCMQQPEAYLGGAGSVFDEAGKVSEKTKPFLQAFIDAYGKWVEKQKG
- the poxB gene encoding ubiquinone-dependent pyruvate dehydrogenase, which encodes MAKINLAQQLATTLEQAGIKRIWGLTGDSLNGLTDALRSMDSIEWMHVRHEEVAAFAAGAEAAATGELTVCAGSCGPGNLHLINGLFDCHRNHVPVLAIAAQIPSSEIGLNYFQETHPQELFKECSHFIELVTNPEQMPHVLHRAMRSAILNRGVAVVVIPGDVSLLEVEDTLKPWPALHAPRTLPAEQDLQRLTEILESSHKTTLLCGSGCAGAHDQVVALADALGAPVVHALRGKEHVEWDNPFDVGMTGLIGFSSGYHAMLDCDTLIMLGTDFPYRQFYPTDAKIIQVDRNPQALGRRATLDLGIAADVSETIGALLPRLTRKTDRSFLETSLKHYEKARQGLDDLAQPSKANRPIHPQYVARLLSELADDDAIFTADVGSPTVWAARYLKMNGKRRLIGSFNHGSMANAMPQAIGAQAAFPGRQVISMSGDGGFAMLMGDFISLAQLNLPVKVIVFDNSSLGFVAMEMKAAGYLDAGTELKNPDFAAMSNAMGILGIRVEQSEDLEPALRRALAHDGPVLVDVVTATQELVMPPTIKLEQAKGFSLYMLKAVMSGRGDEVIELARTNWLR